From the Plodia interpunctella isolate USDA-ARS_2022_Savannah chromosome 5, ilPloInte3.2, whole genome shotgun sequence genome, one window contains:
- the LOC128669975 gene encoding protein obstructor-E-like isoform X1 produces MATSRHWTSFAAFLTIVALTSCAQIEDPCKTKSRVVADDKYCDKYWECDNGQSIQYDCPNGLVFAGKHRGVTEGCDYPWRSNYCEYPKVQINPPIGTEHCDWLYGIFGHETSCTRYWTCWNGTATEQLCIGGLLYNENAHSCDWPENVDGCQKHPLCNDDPNGNVPLGKSCNRYWQCQGGYPRLQRCPAMLVFDRRSLRCVVPPTEDCDIPSTTTPSPEEEENRPIRYPQLPQATRRASTTQRTRRHNPSGHLRTRSTKKPSLDVPGLGTNV; encoded by the exons ATGGCGACCAGTCGGCACTGGACGAGTTTTGCTG CATTCCTAACAATAGTGGCGCTGACGTCCTGCGCGCAAATCGAAGACCCATGCAAGACAAAGTCGCGGGTTGTCGCAGACGATAAGTACTGCGACAAATACTGGGAATGCGACAACGGTCAGTCGATACAGTACGACTGCCCTAATGGACTGGTCTTCGCTGGTAAACATCGGGGAGTCACAGAGGGCTGCGATTATCCGTGGCGGTCGAACTATTGTGAATACCCTAAAGTACAAATAA ACCCGCCAATCGGCACGGAGCATTGCGACTGGCTGTACGGCATCTTCGGGCACGAGACGTCCTGCACGCGGTACTGGACGTGCTGGAACGGCACCGCCACCGAACAGCTCTGCATCGGAGGGCTGCTGTACAACGAGAACGCGCACTCTTGCGACTGGCCCGAGAACGTCGACGGCTGTCAGAAGCACC CACTCTGCAATGACGACCCCAACGGCAACGTGCCTCTCGGGAAATCCTGCAACCGCTACTGGCAGTGCCAGGGCGGCTACCCTCGTCTGCAACGCTGCCCTGCCATGCTGGTCTTCGACAGACGTTCCCTGAGATGTGTAGTACCCCCTACTGAAGATTGTGATATCCCGTCTACCACGACACCGTCACCAGAGGAAGAGGAAAACAGACCG atccGTTACCCACAACTCCCACAAGCAACCCGACGAGCCTCCACGACACAAAGGAC GCGCCGCCACAATCCAAGCGGCCACCTCAGAACCAGGAGTACCAAGAAGCCCAGCCTGGACGTCCCCGGCCTAGGAACTAACGTGTAG
- the LOC128669975 gene encoding protein obstructor-E-like isoform X2 — translation MATSRHWTSFAAFLTIVALTSCAQIEDPCKTKSRVVADDKYCDKYWECDNGQSIQYDCPNGLVFAGKHRGVTEGCDYPWRSNYCEYPKVQINPPIGTEHCDWLYGIFGHETSCTRYWTCWNGTATEQLCIGGLLYNENAHSCDWPENVDGCQKHPLCNDDPNGNVPLGKSCNRYWQCQGGYPRLQRCPAMLVFDRRSLRCVVPPTEDCDIPSTTTPSPEEEENRPAPPQSKRPPQNQEYQEAQPGRPRPRN, via the exons ATGGCGACCAGTCGGCACTGGACGAGTTTTGCTG CATTCCTAACAATAGTGGCGCTGACGTCCTGCGCGCAAATCGAAGACCCATGCAAGACAAAGTCGCGGGTTGTCGCAGACGATAAGTACTGCGACAAATACTGGGAATGCGACAACGGTCAGTCGATACAGTACGACTGCCCTAATGGACTGGTCTTCGCTGGTAAACATCGGGGAGTCACAGAGGGCTGCGATTATCCGTGGCGGTCGAACTATTGTGAATACCCTAAAGTACAAATAA ACCCGCCAATCGGCACGGAGCATTGCGACTGGCTGTACGGCATCTTCGGGCACGAGACGTCCTGCACGCGGTACTGGACGTGCTGGAACGGCACCGCCACCGAACAGCTCTGCATCGGAGGGCTGCTGTACAACGAGAACGCGCACTCTTGCGACTGGCCCGAGAACGTCGACGGCTGTCAGAAGCACC CACTCTGCAATGACGACCCCAACGGCAACGTGCCTCTCGGGAAATCCTGCAACCGCTACTGGCAGTGCCAGGGCGGCTACCCTCGTCTGCAACGCTGCCCTGCCATGCTGGTCTTCGACAGACGTTCCCTGAGATGTGTAGTACCCCCTACTGAAGATTGTGATATCCCGTCTACCACGACACCGTCACCAGAGGAAGAGGAAAACAGACCG GCGCCGCCACAATCCAAGCGGCCACCTCAGAACCAGGAGTACCAAGAAGCCCAGCCTGGACGTCCCCGGCCTAGGAACTAA